The proteins below are encoded in one region of Catharus ustulatus isolate bCatUst1 chromosome 21, bCatUst1.pri.v2, whole genome shotgun sequence:
- the LOC117005545 gene encoding carboxyl-terminal PDZ ligand of neuronal nitric oxide synthase protein-like isoform X2 produces MPVKNRYNLVDDGCDSRVPLHNEEAFQHGIHFQAKYIGSLDVPRPNSRVEIVAAMRRIRYEFKAKNIKKKKVSIIVSVDGVKVILRKKQKRKEWTWDESKMVVMHDPVYRIFYVSHDSQDLKIFSYIARDGANNSFRCNVFKSKKKSQAMRVVRTVGQAFEVCHKLSLQHALQNADGQADGASDKSAEEQPLEVHQIKGSKITDVDEIGIDTGGICVSERGPRELPGVRGDFSMLKPGQTSKEKNGQVQLLKDQLAAETAARIEAQARVRQLLLTNRDLLQHVSLLVRQLTVLEAREEQRDEHRQPVDHSLQNLSLAQSLSLNLKNHYSLDVHLPSTSSPASILGSPVAPGSLPSLGPRDSYLNLVSLDSGSHRYSSKEGDECLAVLEGQDGLSRRVEGSEVSDFALLNGSSRQKAEDTDRGDEDRRQPPIPKLNPPPPILRKRSSKTSPSLEVEVKPESTAQLSLPSASISSLTSITASSLTLLDPEARTPARSAASSTEPGPVGTCQRALGKDRTGESGPMSPLATVHDPTASETLAKELVALGSPTDSSLPFSPADDTCLHISFSEDELDTTVGPSRVPS; encoded by the exons tACGAATTCAAAGCCAAGAACATTAAGAAGAAGAAGGTGAGCATCATCGTGTCCGTGGACGGGGTGAAGGTGATCCTGCGCAAGAAGCAGAAg AGAAAGGAGTGGACCTGGGACGAGAGTAAGATGGTGGTGATGCACGATCCCGTGTACAG AATCTTCTACGTCTCTCATGACTCGCAGGACCTGAAAATATTCAGTTACATCGCGAGGGACGGCGCAAACAACTCCTTCAGGTGCAATGTCTTCAAATCCAAGAAGAAG AGCCAGGCCATGCGCGTGGTGCGCACCGTGGGACAGGCCTTCGAGGTGTGCCAcaagctgagcctgcagcacGCCCTGCAGAACGCCGACGGGCAGGCCGACGGTGCCAGCGACAAATCGGCCGAGGAGCAGCCGCTGGAAG TTCACCAGATAAAGGGCTCCAAGATCACGGATGTGGACGAGATTGGCATCGATACTGGTGGCATCTGTGTGTCCGAGAGGGGACCCAGAGAACTGCCAGGTGTCAGGGGGGACTTCAGCATGCTGAAACCTGGGCAAACCTCAAAGGAAAAGAACGGCCAG gtgcagctgctgaaggacCAACTGGCGGCCGAGACGGCGGCACGGATCGAGGCGCAGGCCCGGGTGcggcagctcctgctgaccaACCGCGACCTGCTGCAGCACGTCTCGCTGCTGGTGCGGCAGCTGACGGTGCTGGAGGCCCGGGAGGAGCAGCGGGATGAGCATCGGCAGCCGG TTGACCACTCCTTGCAAAACCTGTCCCTGgcccagtccctgtccctgaacCTCAAGAACCACTACAGCCTGGACGTGCACCTGCCGTCCACCTCCAGCCCCGCCAGCATCCTGGGCAGCCCCGTGGCCCCCGGCTCGCTGCCTTCCCTGGGCCCCAGGGACTCCTACCTCAACCTCGTCAGCCTGGACAGCGGCAGCCACCGCTACAGCAGCAAGGAGGGGGACGAGTGCCTGGCGGTGCTGGAGGGGCAGGACGGGCTCAGCCGGCGCGTGGAGGGCTCCGAGGTCAGCGACTTCGCTCTGCTCAACGGGAGCAGCCGGCAGAAGGCAGAGGACACAGACAGAGGGGACGAGGACAG gCGGCAGCCGCCCATTCCCAAACTCAACCCGCCCCCGCCCATCCTGCGCAAAAGGTCAAGCAAGACGTCCCCGAGCCTGGAAGTGGAGGTGAAGCCCGAGAGCACTGCCCAGCTGAGCCTACCCAGTGCCAGCATCTCCAGCCTCACCAGCAtcactgccagctccctcacCCTCTTGGACCCTGAGGCAAGGACTCCTGCACGgagtgctgcctccagcacgGAGCCTGGCCCTGTGGGGACCTGCCAGCGCGCTCTGGGCAAGGACAGGACTGGAGAGAGCGGGCCAATGTCCCCCTTGGCCACTGTCCATGACCCAACAGCCAGCGAGACCCTGGCCAAGGAGTTGgtggccctgggcagccccacgGACAGCTCACTGCCCTTCTCCCCTGCAGATGACACCTGCTTGCACATCAGCTTCTCTGAAGATGAGTTGGACACTACCGTGGGGCCCAGCAGAGTCCCCTCTTAG
- the LOC117005545 gene encoding carboxyl-terminal PDZ ligand of neuronal nitric oxide synthase protein-like isoform X1, translating to MPVKNRYNLVDDGCDSRVPLHNEEAFQHGIHFQAKYIGSLDVPRPNSRVEIVAAMRRIRYEFKAKNIKKKKVSIIVSVDGVKVILRKKQKRKEWTWDESKMVVMHDPVYRIFYVSHDSQDLKIFSYIARDGANNSFRCNVFKSKKKSQAMRVVRTVGQAFEVCHKLSLQHALQNADGQADGASDKSAEEQPLEVHQIKGSKITDVDEIGIDTGGICVSERGPRELPGVRGDFSMLKPGQTSKEKNGQDAENCSLHLASSQQLLSPSSPCSSASITPLASQHCLQLLQQQLLQQQQQTQVAVAQVQLLKDQLAAETAARIEAQARVRQLLLTNRDLLQHVSLLVRQLTVLEAREEQRDEHRQPVDHSLQNLSLAQSLSLNLKNHYSLDVHLPSTSSPASILGSPVAPGSLPSLGPRDSYLNLVSLDSGSHRYSSKEGDECLAVLEGQDGLSRRVEGSEVSDFALLNGSSRQKAEDTDRGDEDRRQPPIPKLNPPPPILRKRSSKTSPSLEVEVKPESTAQLSLPSASISSLTSITASSLTLLDPEARTPARSAASSTEPGPVGTCQRALGKDRTGESGPMSPLATVHDPTASETLAKELVALGSPTDSSLPFSPADDTCLHISFSEDELDTTVGPSRVPS from the exons tACGAATTCAAAGCCAAGAACATTAAGAAGAAGAAGGTGAGCATCATCGTGTCCGTGGACGGGGTGAAGGTGATCCTGCGCAAGAAGCAGAAg AGAAAGGAGTGGACCTGGGACGAGAGTAAGATGGTGGTGATGCACGATCCCGTGTACAG AATCTTCTACGTCTCTCATGACTCGCAGGACCTGAAAATATTCAGTTACATCGCGAGGGACGGCGCAAACAACTCCTTCAGGTGCAATGTCTTCAAATCCAAGAAGAAG AGCCAGGCCATGCGCGTGGTGCGCACCGTGGGACAGGCCTTCGAGGTGTGCCAcaagctgagcctgcagcacGCCCTGCAGAACGCCGACGGGCAGGCCGACGGTGCCAGCGACAAATCGGCCGAGGAGCAGCCGCTGGAAG TTCACCAGATAAAGGGCTCCAAGATCACGGATGTGGACGAGATTGGCATCGATACTGGTGGCATCTGTGTGTCCGAGAGGGGACCCAGAGAACTGCCAGGTGTCAGGGGGGACTTCAGCATGCTGAAACCTGGGCAAACCTCAAAGGAAAAGAACGGCCAG GATGCCGAAAACTGCTCCCTCCACCtggccagctcccagcagctgctcagcccgagcagcccctgctcctcgGCCTCCATCACCCCGCTggcctcccagcactgcctccagctgctccagcagcagctcctccagcagcagcagcagacgCAGGTGGCTGTGGCCCAG gtgcagctgctgaaggacCAACTGGCGGCCGAGACGGCGGCACGGATCGAGGCGCAGGCCCGGGTGcggcagctcctgctgaccaACCGCGACCTGCTGCAGCACGTCTCGCTGCTGGTGCGGCAGCTGACGGTGCTGGAGGCCCGGGAGGAGCAGCGGGATGAGCATCGGCAGCCGG TTGACCACTCCTTGCAAAACCTGTCCCTGgcccagtccctgtccctgaacCTCAAGAACCACTACAGCCTGGACGTGCACCTGCCGTCCACCTCCAGCCCCGCCAGCATCCTGGGCAGCCCCGTGGCCCCCGGCTCGCTGCCTTCCCTGGGCCCCAGGGACTCCTACCTCAACCTCGTCAGCCTGGACAGCGGCAGCCACCGCTACAGCAGCAAGGAGGGGGACGAGTGCCTGGCGGTGCTGGAGGGGCAGGACGGGCTCAGCCGGCGCGTGGAGGGCTCCGAGGTCAGCGACTTCGCTCTGCTCAACGGGAGCAGCCGGCAGAAGGCAGAGGACACAGACAGAGGGGACGAGGACAG gCGGCAGCCGCCCATTCCCAAACTCAACCCGCCCCCGCCCATCCTGCGCAAAAGGTCAAGCAAGACGTCCCCGAGCCTGGAAGTGGAGGTGAAGCCCGAGAGCACTGCCCAGCTGAGCCTACCCAGTGCCAGCATCTCCAGCCTCACCAGCAtcactgccagctccctcacCCTCTTGGACCCTGAGGCAAGGACTCCTGCACGgagtgctgcctccagcacgGAGCCTGGCCCTGTGGGGACCTGCCAGCGCGCTCTGGGCAAGGACAGGACTGGAGAGAGCGGGCCAATGTCCCCCTTGGCCACTGTCCATGACCCAACAGCCAGCGAGACCCTGGCCAAGGAGTTGgtggccctgggcagccccacgGACAGCTCACTGCCCTTCTCCCCTGCAGATGACACCTGCTTGCACATCAGCTTCTCTGAAGATGAGTTGGACACTACCGTGGGGCCCAGCAGAGTCCCCTCTTAG